The stretch of DNA GTATAGCTCAACAAAATTTACTTGATATTGCAGATTTTGATACAATCCCATCAGATTCAGTACTTTCTAAAACTTGGTATTCTCCGGCAGGAAACGAATTTGTTTTTTTTAATGGATTTGATTATGCAAATGCAACAAATATATCTGCAAAAGCTGCTTATGATTCTGGCAATAAGTTGTCATTAATATCAAATTTAAATATTAATGATATTATTATTACAAAAGTAAATAACGGAACCGGGCAAATTTATGCTGTCATTAAAATCACTAATATTATTGAAGCCGCATCATCTGTTAATGATAGATATGAATTTAATGTAAAAAAGTAGAAAAGTAATATTTTTTTAAAGTTTTTTAAATCAAAATAATAGTTAATTTTGCGGAAAATTTAAAATTTATTTATTAACTAAAATAAAAAAATCATGAAAAAGTTTAATTTGTTTTTAATTTGTTTTTTAAGTGCAGTTGTTATTTATGCACAAAAACCAACACAAGGATACAAAGGTTTTACTGCAGGCATTAACGGTTTAATTCAAAACATTACAGTTAATGGCAATGCAAGTACAACTGGTACATTATTATTTAAATATTATTTAGCTGATGACCTTGCTCTAAGAGGTGGAATTAATTTTGGTAAATTATCAGGATTATATGATAAAGATGGCGTTACTTTTGTTGAGTATGGAAAAACCGTTGGTGATACTGCGCAAAAATTTGGTGGCGATGGAATACATCAAGAAACAAAAACATGCAAAGGAAGTCAATTAAATTTCGAAATAGGAGCTCAAAAGAGTTTTGGCGACAACGAAAAACTTGAACCATATATGGGAGGCGCTTTATTTTTTGGTAAAACTTTTGGTGCTAAAATTGAATCAACTAAAGAAGCTATGATGAGCACAACTCCCCCATTCTATTCTCCTGACACAATTTTAAAAGGAGATGTTGAGAAATATACATTAATACCAGCAACTACTTTTGTTTTTGGTGTTAAATTAGTAGCAGGGTTCAATTATTTTATTGCAAAAGATTTATGCCTTGGAGCAGAATTTGCTTGGGGCTTAAGTAAATCAACAAAAAATGCTTTTAATACCAAAGGTATAAAAGAATTAACGGAATCAAACACAGGAATAAATAATAAAAAAGTAATTCAACCTGAAATTATTACTAAAGCAATTGATACCTCAAAAGAATCTAGAGGCGGTTTTGGAACACTTGGAGCTTTAGTAACTTTATCTTGGTTTTTCAACTAATATAGCATTCTTAAATATAAAAAAGGGCTGTCTTAAAATAAAAGACAGCCCTTTTTTTACAATATTCCCAAAATCTTCGTATTTTCGTAGTGTAAAATAAAAAATATGTCAAAAATAATTGCAATAGGAAGTGACCATGCTGGCTTTAAATTAAAAGAATATTTGAAAAAATATCTTAAAAGCATCGGTTATGAGGTGAAAGATTTAGGCACTGATTCCGAAGTCAGCGTTGATTATCCCGATTTTGTTCATCCAGTTGCAAGAATGGTTGAGAATAAAGAAATAGAAAAAGGAATAGTAATTTGTGGAACAGGGAACGGAGTTGCTATGACTGCCAATAAACACAGAAATGTGCGTTGTGCGTTATGCTGGGAAAAAGAAATTGCGCGACTTGCCCGCTCCCACAATGATGCAAATATGCTTGCTTTGCCTGCAAGATTTATAACCAAATGTAAAGCAAAAAAAATAACAAAAGTTTTTCTTGAAATGGGTTTTGAAGGCGGAAGACACGTTCGTAGAATCGAAAAAATAGCAAAACTCATTTAGGCGTTGTTTGATTTTTTTGTTTAAAGTTATGTATATTTGAACTTCAGAATATTAAGAGTGAGATTAACAATAAAAAAATTAACATACGAATTTAAAAAAAATAAAAATCAAAATAAATTAAAGAGTAATAATATCAAATAACAGAAACTTTAAACATTAAACTTTAAATTTTAAACAACTTCTTAATAATTTTCAATAATGGTTGAAAATACAACAGCAGATAAATTTCAAATTGCATCTGAAAAAAAAGCTTTCGACCGGGAGCATAGGAAAACCATTAAATTTAATATTTCGCGGTACGATATTGCTGTTGAAAAAGGCAAAAAACAATATTGTAATCTTGAATTGGCAAAGCAAAAAGCAGCGAATATAAAAAATAAAACCATTGACAATCTCGAAAAGAACCTGATTGATTTTGAAGCAAATTTTACAAGAAGGGGCGGAAAAGTAATATGGGCAGTTGATACCGAAGATGCAATCAGACAAATACTGGAAATTTTAGAAAAAGCAAATGCCAAAAAGATTGTAAAATCAAAGTCAATGGTAACTGAAGAAATAGATTTTAATGAACATTTTGAGAAAAAGGGATTTGAAGTACTTGAAACTGATTTAGGAGAATTTATTGTTCAGCTATGTGGCGAAAAGCCATATCATATAATTACTCCCGTAATGCACAGGAATAAAAAAGAAATAGCTGAAATCTTTAATAAGAAATATAACTTACCCATTGAAAGCACACCCGAAGAAATTACAAAATTTGTAAGAAATCTTTTACGCGAAAAATTTGTAAATGCTGATGTTGGCATTACCGGCGGCAATTTTTTAATTGTAGATATAGGTGCAGTAGCTCTTACCGAAAATGAAGGAAACGGTGTGATGTCGGTTTCTTTCCCAAAAATACATATTGCTATTACGGGAATTGAAAAATTAATTCCTTCAATAAACGATTTGGATTTATTTTGGCCTTTACTTTCAACACACGGAACAGGACAATATATTACTGCATATAATTCGATAATTACTGGACCCCGACAGGAAGGCGAAAGCGATGGACCTGAAGAAATGTATGTTGTATTGATTGATAATAACAGATCGGAATTACTTAAAAAGCCCGAGCAGCGACGGGCTTTGTCATGTATAAGATGCGGAGCTTGTTTAAATGGTTGTCCGGTTTATAAAAATATTGGCGGACATACATATTCAACAACATATAGCGGACCTATCGGTTCAGTGATTTCACCATTTCTCAGAGGGTTTGAAAATTATAAACATTTGAGTTATGCATCTACATTATGCGGAAAATGTACGGAAGTTTGTCCTGTAAAAATAAATCTGCACAAATTGTTATTATATAACCGAAGAGATTCAGTTGAATCGGGTTATGCAAAAAAGTCGGAAAAGTTCACAATGTTTGTTTATAAAAAAGCAATGTTGAACAGATGGCTTATTGAAAAGGGAGGATATAAAATAAAAAATTATGCTATAAGAAAATTTTTTAGTAAAGCATGGGGTTCGCGGCGCGATGTTCCTCAATTAATGCCAAAATCATTTAATCGTCTTTGGAAAGAAAAACAAGGTATAAAGTAAGTTTGTAGTTTAAAATGTTTGTGGTTTGTTGTTAAAAAAGTCATTAGTCACTATTCATTAAGCCATTATTAAAACTTCGAAATTCATTATTTCCGTCACTGACGGATTCTATATTTTTTTATTGTTAAATTTATCCCGATAACGAAGTTCGTCAGGATTGTTAAAGACATGTCTGGAAAAAATATAAAAACTTACAACGGAATTTCAAAAACCTTTAAACAAATCAAAACTATATACGACCTACAACTCTGATGAAAACTATAATATTCATAATTCAAAAAGAATTTTTGCAGATAAGGCGAAACAGAATGATGCTGCCTATAATTTTTATAATGCCCTTGGTTCAGCTTTTAATTTTATCGCAGGCAGCAACTTTCGAAATGAAGCATATCAGAGTACATTTGATTGACTTTGACAGAAGCAGTATGTCAAGGAAACTAATCAGTAAATTTCAAGGTT from Bacteroidales bacterium encodes:
- the rpiB gene encoding ribose 5-phosphate isomerase B, whose amino-acid sequence is MSKIIAIGSDHAGFKLKEYLKKYLKSIGYEVKDLGTDSEVSVDYPDFVHPVARMVENKEIEKGIVICGTGNGVAMTANKHRNVRCALCWEKEIARLARSHNDANMLALPARFITKCKAKKITKVFLEMGFEGGRHVRRIEKIAKLI
- a CDS encoding LutB/LldF family L-lactate oxidation iron-sulfur protein, which translates into the protein MVENTTADKFQIASEKKAFDREHRKTIKFNISRYDIAVEKGKKQYCNLELAKQKAANIKNKTIDNLEKNLIDFEANFTRRGGKVIWAVDTEDAIRQILEILEKANAKKIVKSKSMVTEEIDFNEHFEKKGFEVLETDLGEFIVQLCGEKPYHIITPVMHRNKKEIAEIFNKKYNLPIESTPEEITKFVRNLLREKFVNADVGITGGNFLIVDIGAVALTENEGNGVMSVSFPKIHIAITGIEKLIPSINDLDLFWPLLSTHGTGQYITAYNSIITGPRQEGESDGPEEMYVVLIDNNRSELLKKPEQRRALSCIRCGACLNGCPVYKNIGGHTYSTTYSGPIGSVISPFLRGFENYKHLSYASTLCGKCTEVCPVKINLHKLLLYNRRDSVESGYAKKSEKFTMFVYKKAMLNRWLIEKGGYKIKNYAIRKFFSKAWGSRRDVPQLMPKSFNRLWKEKQGIK